A part of Pectinatus sottacetonis genomic DNA contains:
- a CDS encoding DeoR/GlpR family DNA-binding transcription regulator: MFAIERQNIILEHIKEHGKITTQQICEKFSVSATTARNDMKELEEKQLITRTHGGATLGESQLKNSTNSNLTFSVSESEDNSYSFLFRKKKCIEAKKHIAEKALSFITDRGSVYLDSGTTSLAIAEKLVAIKKKLIVITHGIHIMSALIKNPDITVIFVGGIVGKDAAYIEGTLGAGIFDNLIIDIAFLSGYGLTMKSGLTDFNPYEVELKRLVVKHSHKIIALADASKFDIISTASFCPTENIDTIITDPSVSPDVLKEYQNKNINIVY; encoded by the coding sequence ATGTTTGCAATAGAACGGCAAAATATCATACTAGAACATATAAAGGAACACGGAAAAATTACTACCCAACAAATTTGTGAAAAATTTTCTGTATCAGCAACCACTGCCAGAAATGATATGAAAGAGCTAGAAGAAAAACAACTCATAACTAGAACACATGGTGGAGCTACGTTAGGAGAAAGTCAGTTAAAAAATTCCACCAATAGTAATCTAACTTTTTCTGTATCTGAGTCTGAAGATAATAGTTACAGTTTTCTTTTCCGCAAAAAAAAATGTATTGAGGCTAAAAAACACATTGCAGAAAAAGCCCTATCATTTATAACTGACCGAGGTTCCGTCTATCTTGATTCAGGAACAACTTCATTAGCCATAGCGGAAAAACTTGTCGCTATAAAAAAGAAACTAATAGTAATAACACATGGTATCCACATAATGTCGGCATTAATAAAGAATCCTGATATAACTGTAATCTTTGTCGGCGGAATAGTAGGTAAAGATGCTGCTTATATTGAAGGTACTTTAGGTGCTGGTATATTTGACAACCTGATAATTGATATCGCCTTTCTATCTGGGTATGGATTAACAATGAAATCTGGGCTTACTGACTTTAACCCTTATGAAGTAGAATTAAAACGCCTTGTTGTAAAACATTCCCACAAAATAATTGCCCTGGCTGATGCTTCAAAGTTTGATATCATATCCACTGCCAGTTTTTGTCCTACAGAAAATATCGACACAATAATTACTGACCCCAGTGTTTCGCCTGATGTATTAAAAGAATACCAAAATAAAAATATTAATATCGTATATTAA
- the rpe gene encoding ribulose-phosphate 3-epimerase, whose amino-acid sequence MEIILSPSILSADFSCLADDVQRLEKCGIKQIHLDIMDGHFVDNITFGVGVIKSLRPHTKTVFDAHLMVTNPDSLTAGLADAGVDSVTVHKEACIHLYHTLEMIQKKGMHSGVVLNPATGFKSLRYVAEDGLLEKVLVMSVEPGFGGQAYLPASTEKIKELAEWRAENGYKFDIQVDGGINLNNLQTVIQAGANDVVIGSSMFKNRQLEKNVHDFYHILEV is encoded by the coding sequence ATGGAAATAATTTTATCACCATCAATTTTGTCAGCAGATTTTTCTTGTCTGGCAGATGATGTACAAAGGTTAGAAAAATGTGGAATAAAACAGATTCATTTGGATATTATGGATGGACATTTTGTGGATAATATTACTTTTGGAGTTGGTGTCATAAAGTCTCTGCGGCCACATACTAAAACTGTATTTGATGCGCATTTAATGGTTACAAATCCTGATTCATTGACAGCAGGATTAGCTGATGCTGGTGTTGACAGTGTTACTGTACATAAGGAAGCCTGTATCCATTTATATCATACATTAGAAATGATACAAAAAAAAGGAATGCATAGTGGAGTAGTTTTAAATCCAGCCACTGGTTTTAAATCATTACGATATGTTGCTGAAGATGGACTTTTGGAAAAAGTGCTTGTAATGTCAGTAGAACCTGGTTTTGGTGGACAAGCATATTTACCGGCAAGTACAGAGAAAATAAAAGAATTGGCAGAATGGCGGGCTGAAAATGGTTATAAATTTGATATACAAGTAGATGGGGGAATAAATCTTAATAATTTGCAAACGGTCATTCAGGCAGGTGCTAATGATGTTGTTATAGGGTCATCTATGTTTAAAAACCGTCAGTTAGAAAAAAATGTACATGATTTTTATCATATACTTGAAGTATGA
- a CDS encoding PTS lactose/cellobiose transporter subunit IIA — MKSKKKTNTENVCLDIVKMANKAKMGYLQGIQLAKQNKFEDAVKEINEADEAFSKAHGTHTKLLQSEADGGKTEVDLLLVHAEDIMMNAEMCKVFAMEIIALYLKLSEK, encoded by the coding sequence ATGAAAAGCAAGAAAAAGACCAATACTGAAAACGTATGTCTTGATATAGTGAAAATGGCTAATAAAGCTAAAATGGGTTATTTACAAGGAATACAGTTGGCAAAACAGAATAAGTTTGAAGATGCGGTAAAGGAAATAAATGAGGCAGATGAAGCGTTTAGCAAGGCACATGGCACACATACCAAGCTGCTGCAGTCTGAGGCCGATGGAGGAAAAACCGAAGTTGACTTACTGCTTGTACATGCAGAAGATATTATGATGAATGCAGAGATGTGTAAGGTTTTTGCCATGGAAATTATTGCGCTTTATTTAAAATTATCCGAAAAATAA
- a CDS encoding ABC-F family ATP-binding cassette domain-containing protein has product MILTMEHLAKSYGEKVLFGDINFSIEAGDKVGIVGVNGTGKSTLIKVIAGAVPTDDGTFASMKNIRIEYLPQNKNINPENTVLAEAFRGSQPIMQVLRDYELLLYKMQEKNEDKAVQDKMVRLSEQIDGLDGWQLENDAKAILTRLGIADFTKKAGELSGGQQKRLGLAAALIQPCDLLLLDEPTNHLDSETIGWLEEYLSKLKSAVMLVTHDRYFLDNVAKKILELDRGKSYIYTGNYSDFLEQKAARLERETSSEEKRQNFLRNELKWIRRGAQARSTKQKARIQRFETVKQQKVDLDNSEVNISLGASRLGRTIIEIKDVSYGIADRKIINDFTYTLLRHDRIGILGPNGIGKSTLLNIIAGELEPTKGSVKIGETVKIGYFRQKNPTMDETVRAIEYIKEAANYITLADGTQVSASQLMELFLFDGSLQWTPIAKLSGGEKRRLYLLRILMSSPNVLLLDEPTNDLDLQTMAVLEDFIDKFNGAIVFVSHDRFFIDRLAEKVFVYEDNGKLQQYPGGYSYYKGIIAAAADKEKIKEKKIVVPAIKKEKKTNGNRKFTYKEQREYEQIEGVIAEVESQISIIEKQMQQNVADYVKIKDLNEQKDILQDKLDTLMERWEYLEEIAESIK; this is encoded by the coding sequence ATGATTTTAACAATGGAACACTTAGCGAAAAGCTATGGAGAAAAAGTATTGTTTGGGGATATAAATTTTTCAATTGAGGCAGGAGATAAGGTAGGAATTGTCGGCGTCAATGGAACAGGAAAGTCAACTTTAATTAAAGTCATAGCAGGAGCTGTACCCACCGACGATGGTACATTTGCTTCTATGAAAAATATACGTATTGAATATTTGCCACAAAATAAAAACATTAATCCTGAGAATACAGTACTAGCAGAAGCTTTTCGCGGTAGTCAGCCAATAATGCAGGTTTTACGCGATTATGAACTATTGCTTTATAAAATGCAGGAAAAGAATGAAGATAAGGCTGTACAGGATAAAATGGTCAGGCTTTCTGAACAAATAGATGGACTTGATGGCTGGCAACTGGAAAATGATGCTAAGGCTATATTAACCAGATTGGGAATTGCTGATTTTACTAAAAAAGCAGGAGAGTTATCAGGCGGACAGCAAAAAAGGCTGGGACTGGCGGCAGCACTTATTCAGCCTTGTGATTTACTGCTTTTGGATGAACCGACAAACCATCTTGACAGTGAAACTATCGGTTGGCTGGAAGAATATCTAAGCAAACTAAAATCAGCAGTTATGTTAGTTACACATGACCGGTATTTCCTGGATAATGTTGCAAAAAAAATACTGGAATTAGATAGAGGTAAATCTTATATTTATACGGGAAATTATAGCGATTTTCTGGAACAAAAAGCTGCGCGTCTTGAACGTGAAACTTCTTCAGAAGAAAAAAGACAAAATTTTTTGCGTAATGAACTAAAATGGATAAGACGGGGGGCACAGGCTCGTTCTACCAAACAAAAAGCAAGAATACAGCGTTTTGAGACAGTTAAGCAGCAAAAAGTTGATTTAGACAACAGTGAAGTCAATATATCACTTGGGGCAAGTCGTCTGGGCAGAACAATAATTGAAATAAAGGATGTTTCTTATGGGATTGCTGACAGAAAAATAATAAATGATTTCACGTATACGCTGTTAAGACATGACAGAATTGGTATTTTAGGACCTAATGGGATAGGAAAATCAACGTTACTCAATATAATTGCAGGAGAACTGGAACCAACAAAAGGCAGTGTAAAAATTGGGGAAACTGTTAAGATAGGTTATTTTAGACAAAAAAATCCGACAATGGATGAAACTGTGCGGGCTATTGAATATATAAAAGAAGCTGCCAATTATATTACACTGGCAGATGGAACACAGGTTTCAGCATCGCAGTTAATGGAATTGTTTTTATTTGACGGCAGCTTACAGTGGACACCTATCGCCAAGTTATCAGGCGGAGAAAAAAGGAGGCTGTATTTACTGCGCATCTTGATGAGTTCCCCTAATGTATTGCTCCTTGACGAACCTACAAATGATCTTGACCTGCAGACTATGGCAGTGTTAGAAGATTTTATTGATAAATTTAATGGAGCTATTGTCTTTGTTTCACATGATCGATTTTTTATTGACAGGTTAGCAGAGAAAGTCTTTGTATATGAGGATAATGGGAAACTTCAGCAATATCCGGGCGGTTATTCTTACTATAAGGGAATAATAGCTGCGGCAGCTGATAAAGAAAAAATAAAAGAAAAGAAAATAGTTGTCCCGGCAATAAAAAAAGAGAAAAAAACAAATGGAAATAGAAAATTTACATATAAGGAACAACGAGAATATGAACAAATAGAAGGCGTGATTGCCGAAGTTGAAAGTCAGATAAGTATCATTGAAAAACAGATGCAGCAAAATGTGGCAGATTATGTAAAAATAAAGGACCTCAATGAACAAAAAGATATATTGCAGGACAAGCTTGATACACTTATGGAAAGATGGGAATATCTGGAAGAAATTGCTGAAAGTATTAAGTAA
- a CDS encoding DMT family transporter: MKNIQTTGHILAFLTAVVWGTTFVSTKYLLVAFSPIEILFLRFLIGFITLCLIYPYDLLHFNKKQEFYFAGAGLTGITLYYLLENIALTYTFASNVGIIVSVSPFFTALLASLFLVNEPLHKTFFIGFIFAITGIIIITFNNTSTFHLNPLGDILSIAASITWAVYSIITKRITLMNYNIIAATRKMFFYGLLFMLPIAYQQNISINFMLFTNHLYLFNILFLSIGASAICFITWNMAIARLGATNCSAYIYLIPIITIVTAFIFLNETITGSTIIGCFLTLFGLIISENRFSLKQKPKHHIIQKKT; this comes from the coding sequence TTGAAAAATATCCAAACTACCGGTCATATACTGGCGTTTCTCACTGCTGTCGTATGGGGAACTACCTTTGTTTCTACAAAATATCTGCTAGTGGCTTTTTCTCCCATAGAAATTTTATTTTTACGTTTTCTAATTGGTTTTATAACTTTATGCCTGATATATCCTTATGATCTGCTCCATTTCAATAAAAAACAGGAATTTTATTTTGCCGGTGCCGGTCTTACCGGAATAACACTTTATTATTTATTGGAAAATATTGCCCTGACTTATACTTTTGCGTCAAATGTTGGTATTATAGTATCAGTTTCTCCCTTTTTTACCGCACTCCTGGCAAGTTTATTTCTAGTAAATGAACCTTTACATAAAACATTTTTTATTGGGTTTATATTTGCAATAACTGGTATTATAATAATAACATTCAATAATACATCAACTTTTCATCTAAATCCGTTAGGTGATATACTGTCCATAGCAGCATCTATTACATGGGCGGTTTATTCTATAATAACCAAACGGATAACTTTAATGAATTACAATATAATTGCTGCTACCCGCAAAATGTTCTTTTACGGTCTATTATTCATGCTGCCAATAGCTTATCAGCAAAATATTTCTATAAATTTTATGCTGTTCACAAATCATCTTTATCTTTTCAATATATTGTTTTTAAGTATCGGTGCTTCAGCTATCTGCTTTATCACGTGGAACATGGCGATTGCCCGTCTTGGTGCTACTAATTGCAGTGCCTATATATATTTGATTCCTATTATTACCATAGTAACAGCCTTCATCTTTCTTAATGAAACAATAACCGGTTCCACTATTATCGGTTGTTTTCTTACTTTATTTGGTCTTATTATCTCCGAAAACCGCTTTTCTCTCAAACAAAAACCAAAACATCATATTATACAAAAAAAAACATGA
- the alr gene encoding alanine racemase, giving the protein MDIKSLRPAWLEIDLDNLAQNMREIRRLTEKTAQITAVIKANAYGHGACETATILLENGADRLAVAELDEAIELRLHKITAPILVLGPVFPTQAKEAVLYGIDITIFDYNSAKAFSDEALKQHRNIRFHIKIDSGMGRIGYQPNEKSIEEIIHISQLPNVVMEGIFTHFATADCIDKTFTNEQFKRFKYVCDTLSQKGIKINTRHCANSAAIIDLPQYHLDMVRAGIILYGLAPSAEINITKTALKPVMSFKCRVTHIKQLPTGSSISYGRKFITPGNSIIATLPVGYADGYTRMLSGKANVLVHGQPVPVVGNICMDQCMIDVTTVPDVKAGDEVILFGRQGTASISADELAQKLGTINYEIVCMMARRLPRVYMKKHQPAFYKNYLY; this is encoded by the coding sequence GTGGATATTAAATCATTACGTCCTGCCTGGCTGGAAATTGATCTTGATAACTTAGCCCAAAACATGCGTGAAATCCGCCGGCTTACTGAAAAAACTGCCCAGATTACTGCTGTAATAAAGGCCAATGCATATGGTCACGGAGCCTGCGAAACCGCAACTATACTACTGGAAAACGGAGCTGATCGCCTTGCCGTAGCTGAATTGGACGAAGCAATCGAACTTCGCCTGCATAAAATAACCGCCCCCATCCTTGTTCTTGGCCCCGTCTTTCCAACGCAGGCTAAGGAAGCTGTACTTTATGGTATAGATATAACTATTTTTGACTATAATAGTGCTAAGGCTTTTTCTGATGAAGCTTTGAAACAGCACCGCAATATCCGTTTCCATATAAAAATAGACAGCGGCATGGGCCGTATCGGCTATCAGCCTAATGAAAAAAGTATTGAAGAAATCATCCACATAAGCCAGCTGCCTAATGTAGTCATGGAAGGAATATTTACTCATTTTGCTACTGCTGACTGTATAGACAAAACCTTTACTAATGAGCAGTTTAAACGATTCAAATATGTTTGTGACACGCTTTCACAAAAGGGCATAAAAATCAATACACGCCATTGTGCAAACAGTGCTGCTATAATTGACTTACCGCAATACCATCTGGATATGGTACGTGCCGGTATTATCCTTTACGGTTTGGCTCCTTCAGCAGAAATAAATATTACAAAAACAGCCTTAAAACCCGTAATGTCTTTCAAATGCCGGGTTACCCACATAAAACAGCTACCTACAGGCAGCAGCATCAGCTACGGCCGTAAATTTATTACGCCTGGTAATTCAATCATTGCCACACTGCCAGTAGGTTATGCTGATGGATATACACGTATGCTCTCCGGCAAAGCAAATGTACTCGTTCACGGACAGCCCGTTCCTGTTGTAGGCAACATCTGCATGGATCAATGCATGATAGATGTAACTACTGTTCCTGATGTAAAAGCCGGTGATGAAGTAATATTATTTGGAAGGCAAGGAACTGCTTCCATATCTGCTGATGAACTAGCACAAAAACTCGGGACTATAAACTATGAAATAGTCTGTATGATGGCTCGCCGTCTACCACGTGTCTATATGAAAAAACATCAGCCTGCTTTTTACAAAAATTATTTATATTAA
- a CDS encoding VWA domain-containing protein, translating to MRRKYNYPFTAVVGQDQVKKALLVILVNQKVGGLLIGGPSGTAKTTLVRACESLMNKQKIIELPLNITEDMFFGSIDFEYAVNKGQKKWHKGILDRADNNLLYIDEVNLLRTELLDAVCRVQQSNFNFMVRDGAQANSVNFALVATMNPHEMLLPEYMLDKFGLYVESTSEKDAGKRVEIVKRRMAFENNPCGFCEAYKKETSVLARKIAKARIILSQVQFSEAVILLAAQMCAKAFCVGHQAELYLLETARALAALADRTYVLPKDLNEAAVLVLVHRSHKQSQNKENKHNDSDNTTENNSDAMDRDDEKPNETPPAENEAADTENTGNETQDNDSKPAADNIENKDQNKEQESNSPAPEEKISDIDKRISMPQLELARKIDKTHRRGSGKRSITKTDLKRGRYVRARIPHGMIDDIALDATIRNAAVYQKARSKNDCALTILSEDIRQKVREKRIGSMFLFVVDASGSMGAYERMHAVKGAIFNMLRQAYQKRDRVGMIAFRKDKAEVLLPVTRSIDLAQKCLQKMPTGGKTPLAQGLNKALQVLKMEREKDIDAAAVLILITDGRANSKLENSDDPVKKALETAQEVKRQKIDSVVIDTETDFIKLGIAGDIAKAMGGTYYELTKLKTENVLRIIDNIGE from the coding sequence ATGCGCAGGAAATATAATTATCCATTTACTGCTGTTGTAGGGCAGGATCAGGTAAAAAAAGCCCTGTTGGTAATTTTAGTCAATCAGAAAGTCGGCGGATTGCTTATAGGGGGGCCGAGTGGTACTGCAAAGACTACTTTAGTCCGTGCTTGTGAAAGTCTTATGAATAAACAGAAAATAATTGAATTGCCGTTAAATATAACGGAAGACATGTTTTTTGGCAGTATTGATTTTGAATATGCAGTTAATAAAGGACAAAAGAAGTGGCATAAGGGTATTCTTGATAGGGCCGATAATAATTTATTGTATATTGACGAGGTCAACTTACTGCGCACAGAGCTGCTTGATGCGGTATGCAGGGTTCAGCAAAGTAACTTCAATTTTATGGTGCGGGATGGGGCACAGGCGAATTCAGTAAATTTTGCCCTGGTAGCTACAATGAATCCGCATGAAATGCTTTTGCCGGAATATATGCTAGATAAATTTGGCTTATATGTGGAAAGCACTAGTGAAAAAGATGCAGGTAAACGTGTAGAAATAGTTAAAAGAAGGATGGCTTTTGAAAATAATCCATGTGGTTTTTGTGAAGCTTATAAAAAGGAAACATCAGTATTGGCGAGAAAAATAGCGAAAGCACGCATAATATTGTCTCAGGTTCAGTTTAGCGAAGCTGTTATACTTTTGGCAGCACAGATGTGCGCAAAAGCTTTTTGCGTGGGACATCAGGCAGAATTGTATTTATTGGAAACAGCCAGAGCTTTGGCTGCGTTGGCAGATAGAACATATGTTCTGCCTAAGGATCTCAACGAAGCAGCAGTGCTTGTATTGGTGCATCGTAGTCATAAGCAGTCACAGAACAAGGAAAACAAGCATAATGATTCTGATAATACGACAGAAAATAATAGTGATGCAATGGATAGGGACGATGAAAAACCGAATGAAACTCCTCCTGCGGAAAATGAAGCGGCTGATACTGAAAATACGGGAAATGAAACACAGGATAATGATAGTAAGCCAGCAGCTGATAATATTGAAAATAAGGATCAAAATAAGGAACAGGAAAGTAATAGCCCTGCACCAGAAGAAAAAATATCTGATATAGATAAAAGAATTAGTATGCCGCAGCTAGAACTGGCAAGAAAGATTGATAAAACTCATCGACGCGGCAGCGGCAAAAGAAGTATAACTAAAACTGATCTAAAACGGGGGCGGTATGTCCGGGCCCGAATTCCGCATGGGATGATTGATGATATTGCGCTTGATGCTACAATAAGAAATGCAGCAGTTTATCAAAAAGCACGGTCTAAAAATGATTGTGCCTTGACAATACTATCAGAAGATATAAGGCAAAAAGTACGAGAAAAAAGAATTGGCAGTATGTTTCTGTTCGTGGTAGATGCCAGTGGCTCAATGGGTGCATATGAAAGAATGCATGCGGTAAAAGGGGCTATATTTAATATGCTGCGGCAGGCATACCAAAAAAGAGACCGTGTAGGGATGATTGCTTTTCGCAAGGATAAGGCTGAAGTATTGCTTCCAGTAACACGCAGTATCGATCTTGCGCAAAAATGCCTGCAAAAAATGCCAACGGGCGGGAAAACGCCGTTGGCACAGGGCTTGAATAAAGCATTGCAGGTATTAAAAATGGAAAGGGAAAAAGATATTGATGCTGCTGCAGTATTAATATTGATCACTGATGGTCGGGCGAACAGCAAGCTTGAAAACAGCGATGATCCGGTAAAAAAAGCCTTAGAAACAGCACAAGAAGTAAAACGGCAAAAAATTGATTCGGTTGTTATTGATACCGAAACGGATTTTATAAAGCTGGGAATAGCTGGTGATATTGCAAAAGCTATGGGTGGAACTTATTATGAGTTAACAAAATTAAAAACAGAAAATGTATTACGTATAATAGATAATATTGGAGAGTGA
- a CDS encoding ATP-binding protein, with protein MKRKSVYPFTAIAGQEDMKLALILNAINPSLGGVLIKGEKGTAKSTAVRAIAELLPAMKSVQGCKFHCDPDEDSMLCDDCTEMLSREGKLPIELIKMRVVELPVNATEDRVAGTLDMEYAIKYGKKKFEPGILAQANRNILYVDEINLLDDHIVDLLLDSAAMGINTVEREGISYSHPARFILVGTMNPEEGDIRPQLLDRFGLSVMVKGEQEPEKRVEVIKRRLAYERDPEMFASQYAERQKQLADKIIVARQLLHKVCITDNLMQAVAELAVTIGVDGHRADITIIKTALTIAAFNDEQSVSADDIKAASRLVLPHRLRRQPFEESDFDWNKIQNILDENIEADNAQEI; from the coding sequence TTGAAAAGAAAGAGTGTTTATCCGTTTACGGCTATTGCCGGACAAGAGGACATGAAATTGGCATTAATATTGAATGCAATAAATCCATCATTGGGAGGAGTTTTGATTAAAGGAGAAAAAGGAACGGCTAAATCAACTGCGGTAAGAGCCATTGCTGAATTGCTCCCCGCAATGAAAAGTGTGCAGGGATGCAAATTTCACTGTGACCCTGATGAAGACAGTATGCTGTGCGATGATTGTACGGAAATGTTGTCGCGGGAAGGAAAGTTGCCAATAGAACTGATTAAAATGCGTGTTGTGGAACTGCCGGTAAACGCGACGGAAGACCGTGTCGCAGGAACACTGGATATGGAATATGCAATAAAATATGGCAAGAAAAAATTTGAGCCAGGGATATTGGCGCAAGCTAATCGCAATATTTTATATGTGGATGAAATTAATTTGTTGGATGACCATATAGTTGATTTGTTGTTGGATTCTGCTGCTATGGGAATAAATACCGTTGAACGGGAAGGTATTTCCTATTCACATCCGGCACGATTTATACTTGTAGGTACGATGAATCCAGAAGAGGGAGATATCAGGCCGCAGCTTTTAGATAGATTTGGATTATCTGTTATGGTAAAGGGTGAGCAGGAACCAGAAAAAAGAGTGGAAGTTATAAAACGCCGGTTGGCATATGAAAGAGATCCAGAAATGTTTGCAAGTCAGTACGCAGAAAGGCAAAAACAGCTGGCAGATAAAATTATTGTGGCAAGACAGCTACTGCATAAAGTATGTATAACAGATAATCTTATGCAGGCTGTGGCTGAACTGGCAGTAACAATAGGAGTAGATGGACACCGTGCTGATATCACTATTATAAAGACAGCCTTGACTATAGCTGCATTCAATGACGAACAATCTGTGTCTGCCGATGACATAAAAGCAGCGTCCCGACTGGTTCTGCCGCATCGTTTACGCAGACAGCCGTTTGAAGAAAGTGATTTTGACTGGAATAAAATACAAAATATTCTCGACGAAAATATAGAGGCTGATAATGCGCAGGAAATATAA
- a CDS encoding radical SAM/SPASM domain-containing protein produces MTAVSKIKMLALSLTGQCNFACRYCYAAGHDKNAMSLQTAIKAVNLAAASKEKFILQFSGGEPLLNFTCLAKITEYVEEHNLPTELQLQTNASLITNSIAEFLVRHKIAIGVSLDGKPTVNDKLRITPEGKGTTDRVLNGLEVLKRHRIAVGITCVVTKDNIACLPELVEFAYFLGNIRKIGFDILRSQGRGVQLEPPSVEMMRKYLYKTYKRADELSLLAGYKIIFSHKQHVKMLDKNMLGEFAHCYAMKGEAAFVDASGRIYACSSLVGNDDFYIGNVSTGIDKVKVKKICSQIENVMKYCWECDSFEHCGGGCFARWYGCSGEKISLPECELKKITIKCMR; encoded by the coding sequence ATGACAGCAGTCAGTAAAATAAAAATGCTTGCATTGAGTCTTACGGGCCAATGTAATTTTGCTTGTCGTTATTGTTATGCGGCTGGACATGATAAAAATGCAATGTCGCTGCAGACAGCAATAAAAGCAGTTAATCTCGCGGCTGCTAGTAAAGAAAAATTTATCCTTCAGTTCAGTGGTGGTGAGCCGCTTTTGAATTTTACTTGTTTGGCAAAAATAACAGAGTATGTAGAAGAACACAATTTGCCGACGGAGTTGCAGCTACAGACAAATGCATCGTTAATAACTAATTCTATAGCTGAATTTTTAGTTAGGCATAAAATTGCTATTGGCGTAAGTTTGGATGGGAAACCCACAGTTAATGACAAGCTGCGGATTACGCCGGAAGGGAAGGGAACAACAGACCGTGTTTTAAATGGACTGGAAGTATTGAAACGCCATAGAATAGCTGTAGGGATAACCTGTGTCGTAACTAAGGATAATATAGCATGCTTGCCGGAGCTGGTAGAGTTTGCTTACTTTTTGGGAAATATACGCAAAATAGGGTTTGATATTCTTCGTTCACAGGGACGGGGAGTGCAACTTGAACCGCCGTCAGTTGAAATGATGCGGAAATATTTATATAAAACCTATAAACGGGCTGATGAATTATCGCTATTAGCAGGTTATAAAATTATATTTTCCCATAAACAACATGTGAAAATGCTGGATAAAAATATGCTGGGAGAATTTGCACATTGCTATGCAATGAAAGGAGAAGCCGCTTTTGTGGATGCCTCGGGCAGAATATATGCCTGTTCATCTTTGGTGGGGAATGATGATTTTTATATTGGGAATGTCAGTACGGGTATAGATAAAGTAAAAGTAAAAAAGATATGTTCTCAAATTGAGAATGTGATGAAATATTGCTGGGAATGTGATTCATTTGAGCACTGTGGCGGTGGCTGCTTTGCCAGATGGTATGGATGCAGCGGTGAAAAAATAAGTCTGCCTGAATGTGAATTGAAAAAGATAACTATTAAATGTATGCGATAA